In Poecile atricapillus isolate bPoeAtr1 chromosome W, bPoeAtr1.hap1, whole genome shotgun sequence, one DNA window encodes the following:
- the LOC131591774 gene encoding PCNA-interacting partner-like, with protein MVTFQEKILHLVKCFRKQWPLFSNSERTTVCGADCMLMALQLSMAEVNKQYHGDFTVSLSDVLETWNYLLRDKLGLYENTKEPENYAEVKKGYHAFLARSNMLDLIDIYQKCCSLGLLDEDESISPVQLLEFISGVMNAQEDNDSVLSTPMQINRQGQEHMKVTILAKKSVCSYLSLLVNSKDDVALARILNVPDRGLGREAFTNLKHVSQERKMSIFLMATSFIRTIELGGRNSASSLYDPLRAHVKGLSSFVNFIDKLQEIVGEILNTRIAGGRILSTVKMHLIKGRSNGDPFCQAVEEVVQDLDLKIKNIIDSQQEALTASTTGVSPARPKLHSINHGTAYCGRDTVKVLLALLDEEAVNPPTQNKADLLCDNESLNLCGITSVLTLFRSPARSNGSSPKPLRQRILKSMDEKVIKMKQPSIKSQFACTYKNDLSEMSGQHSHAIPTCKNPVPKQHLEAGKCTGLGTISESVHQTRSYTEMGKLSCQPRNKNSGNEQMDLNNGKIICDKESEPSLQKITKRLKTSDSSKKELDSKTGGKRKQTKAASKNKLIAGQAKLTRFFQL; from the exons TACCATGGAGACTTCACAGTATCACTTAGTGATGTGTTGGAAACTTGGAACTATTTGTTACGTGACAAACTGGGATTATATGAAAACACGAAAGAACCTGAAAATTATGCTGAAGTGAAAAAAGGCTATCATGCCTTCTTAGCAAGAAGCAATATGTTAGATTTAATAGACATATATCAGAAGTGCTGTAGTCTTGGACTTTTAGATGAAGATGAAAGCATATCTCCT GTTCAACTGTTGGAATTTATCTCTGGTGTAATGAATGCACAAGAAGATAATGATTCCGTTCTTTCTACTCCTATGCAAATCAACAGACAGGGCCAGGAGCATATGaag GTGACAATCCTGGCAAAGAAGTCTGTCTGTTCATATTTAAGCCTTTTGGTGAATTCTAAGGATGATGTGGCATTGGCTCGTATTCTAAATGTTCCTGACAGAGGACTTGGTAGAGAAGCCTTCACTAACCTGAAACATGTCTctcaggagagaaaaatgtcCATTTTCCTG ATGGCAACATCTTTTATCCGGACCATAGAACTTGGAGGAAGAAACTCTGCATCTTCTTTGTATGATCCTTTAAGAGCACATGTAAAAGGGCTTTCCAGCTTTGTTAATTTTATTGACAAGCTGCAAGAAATTGTTGGTGAAATCTTAAATACAAG AATTGCAGGGGGGCGAATTCTGTCAACAGTGAAGATGCATTTGATAAAAGGCCGAAGCAATGGGGATCCTTTCTGTCAGGCAGTAGAGGAAGTTGTACAAGATTTGGATttgaagattaaaaatattatcgATTCACAACAGGAAGCCTTGACTGCTAGCACTACTGGAGTCAGTCCAGCACGG CCAAAATTGCACTCCATAAATCATGGCACTGCGTATTGTGGCAGAGATACTGTAAAGGTCTTGCTTGCTCTTCTGGATGAAGAAGCTGTCAATCCTCCTACACAGAACAAAGCGGATCTGTTGTGTGACAATGAAAGCTTAAATTTGTGTGGCATCACCTCTGTTTTGACTCTCTTCAG ATCTCCAGCACGATCCAATGGATCTTCTCCAAAACCTCTTAGACAACGTATTCTGAAATCCATGGATGAAAAAGTAATTAAG ATGAAGCAACCTTCAATTAAATCCCAGTTTGCCTGTACATATAAAAATGATTTGAGTGAAATGAGTGGTCAGCATTCCCATGCAATTCCAACCTGCAAAAATCCTGTACCAAAGCAACATTTAGAAGCTGGAAAGTGCACAG GGCTTGGAACTATTTCTGAAAGTGTTCACCAGACTAGAAGTTATACAGAGATGGGAAAGCTGAGTTGTCAGCCAAGGAACAAGAACTCTGGGAATGAACAGATGGATTTGAATAACGGCAAAATAATCTGTGACAAGGAAAGTGAACCATCTTTGCAAAAAATTACTAAAAGACTTAAGACTTCAGACAGCTCTAAGAAGGAATTGGACAGCAAAActggtggaaaaagaaaacagaccaAAGCTGCAAGTAAGAATAAGCTGATTGCTGGTCAGGCAAAATTAACTCGCTTTTTTCAACTCTAA
- the LOC131591773 gene encoding pro-MCH-like: MCISSYILMLSFLSLFSQGFLFSVSKSLQEIEDEDMLLATLNLGKTLQNGDKPMKRGAIPLLKYYKTEESSAFNDKTAGNMKFSDRGSRHDFFNHVTPINLRRNQLPYPALKGTMAFPVDTEIRNIESIQERETTEEENSAKFPIGRRDFDILRCMLGRVYRPCWQV; this comes from the exons atgtGCATCTCATCTTATATCCTAATgctctcctttctctctctcttttctcaaggttttctattttcagtttcaaaatCTCTGCAAGAGATAGAAGACGAAGATATGTTGCTAGCTACATTAAATCTAGGGAAAACTCTACAAAACGGAGACAAACCTATGAAGAGGGGAGCTATACCTTTGCTGAAGTACTACAAGACTGAAGAAAGCAGTGCTTTCAATGATAAGACTGCTGGAAACATGAAGTTTTCG GACAGAGGTTCCAGACATGATTTCTTCAATCATGTTACGCCAATCAACTTACGCAGAAATCAACTACCTTATCCTGCACTGAAGGGAACCATGGCTTTTCCAGTTGACACTGAAATTCGAAATATTGAGTCAATACAGGAAAGAGAGaccacagaggaagaaaattcagCTAAATTTCCTATAGGAAGAAGAGATTTTGaca tCCTCAGGTGTATGCTGGGAAGAGTCTATCGACCTTGTTGGCAAGTGTGA